Proteins from a single region of Macaca fascicularis isolate 582-1 chromosome 5, T2T-MFA8v1.1:
- the DDIT4L gene encoding DNA damage-inducible transcript 4-like protein, whose product MVATGSLSSKNPASISELLDCGYHPESLLSDFDYWDYVVPEPNLNEVIFEESTCQNLVKMLENCLSKSKQTKLGCSKVLVPEKLTQRIAQDVLRLSSTEPCGLRGCVMHVNLEIENVCKKLDRIVCDSSVVPTFELTLVFKQENCSWTSFRDFFFSRGRFSSGFRRTLILSSGFRLVKKKLYSLIGTTVIEGS is encoded by the exons ATGGTTGCAACTGGCAGTTTGAGCAGTAAGAACCCGGCCAGCATTTCAGAATTGCTGGACTGTGGCTATCACCCAGAGAGCCTGCTAAGTG ATTTTGACTACTGGGATTATGTTGTTCCTGAACCCAACCTCAACGAGGTAATATTTGAGGAATCAACTTGCCAGAATTTGGTTAAAATGCTGGAGAACTGTCTGTCCAAATCAAAGCAAACTAAACTTGGTTGCTCAAAGGTCCTTGTCCCTGAGAAACTGACCCAGAGAATTGCTCAAGATGTCCTGCGGCTTTCCTCAACAGAGCCCTGTGGCTTGCGAGGTTGTGTTATGCACGTGAACTTGGAAattgaaaatgtatgtaaaaagCTGGATAGGATTGTGTGTGATTCTAGCGTGGTGCCTACTTTTGAGCTTACACTTGTGTttaagcaggagaactgctcatGGACTAGCTTCAGGGACTTTTTCTTTAGTAGGGGTCGCTTCTCATCTGGTTTCAGGAGAACTCTGATCCTCAGCTCAGGATTTCGACTTGTTAAGAAAAAACTTTATTCACTGATTGGAACAACAGTCATTGAAGGGTcctaa